The stretch of DNA CACCATgtagttcagcaggtttgcaaaaaattgaataggTCCAAAGACGTTTTAATAACAATATTGGAGAAATGAGCAAGTATTAGAGAGAAGACAAGAAAAATTCGTAACTGGATGTACAGTGTGTATTCAAAAAAGATACAAAAGATATGTAATTGTCCACATTCCTTAAAATATTGATGTGCTTTGTCTCATCCCAAATTTTAGGGTGTCAGTTGTAGCGACCGCAAAGGCACAACGTGCGTTTTCAGGGGACTTCAAGCCATCGAGAATCCAGGTCAGTTTGAACCACGAggtcctcctctcttctttttcgagctccttcattgcttccCTCAAACACTCGTAAGGACTATgaaggcgttgatccagtggcatCTTTTAAATCAGACAAAATTCCTGATCTAAACTTGATacaagggctagccagatcctcCAACTCAAATTCTAGATCAATTGATTGGAAACAACTCAGCCAATTCCTGAATTCAAATTAGCATTTGATCTATTTGACCACTAttaatttctccaaattttcatgaaatgaggttttgaaaattatattgaaaaactaaaattattatttgttTCAAGATATGTCATatacatatttttgtgcaTATGTATCCATTTGGGATCACACATCGATGATAGGGGGCCCTTTCTGGGGTTAAGAATCGCCAATCGAAGCGAATATCCACTAGAGCGAGGGGGGAGACCTGGGcttgaacccatgaacccgagtttagCTTGGTGGTGCGTTAGTCAACTGCGCTTCAACCGTCTTCCTTTACAATCAATTACataaaaaacatattcaaaaaCACGTTTTGAAGGGGGTAAGCTTTAAATCTGAGCTAGTGATCCAAACCATACGAAGATCAGAGTTTTTTGTCATGGTTTTAGGAGCTAGAAAACCGCCAAGGTGTTTTGGGGTATTCAAAACTTAAAAAGGCATTATAACCATTGCGATAACTAGTAGGGGTTGTAGTGGAAGTGTAGATATCTTCATGAATGTCGGTATTGTTTGTAATGAGCGTTAATTTCCCTTGAAAAATGGGTGTGGTGTAACAATACCAATGACCATCAAATTCTTCCAACGCCTCATTCCTTGGGAGACAGGAgttcaactctttttggagCAATTGGGCGAACACTTTGTGATGGCAGTGGATTTCGACCGTCCAAATATCGATTAGAATTCGATGCCAGGCAGCAATGCCAGCATTGCTCTTCCGTAAGCATAAACCGTCATCGGTATAATTAAACGTCATGTCACAACCCGACTCATTGAAACACTACCGCCTGTGCGTTTCTTGCGACCGTCCGATCCTGGAATATGCTACCTCCTGTTGGTCTCTTAGTCAAAAGCATTCAATCGTATTCGTTGGAGTCGATACTGAGGCGAATGACGAGGCCTACAACCGAGGCTCATGAATCCTTACCCCGAGAGAAACCGTATTTGAGGCCACCCCTCGCTGAAACGCCGCCACCTGACCTTTGACTTGGATGTCCATGGTTGTGGTGTTTAGGTTGTTTTCGCATAATTGTCTAAAATTGTATCGCTGAGTGGTTGAGTTGTGCTGACAATAAGCAATGatcacacccacagacggatAACCAATTTGATACGAAATTTGACCCGGCCTATCGGAAATCATTTGGACAATATGACGGCCGCTTTCGTTGGCCCTGCCTCCGACTCTGGCACCCACCAATCGAAATCTCGCCCgtacgttcctttttttcaaagttcattaGATATATAATCGTTGTATATATATTTGAATTAACCACTATTAAAGTTACAAACCGTCGCCCTGCCAATATCTGTAAATATCGCCAACCGACATCACTAAAATCACACCTAAAGTTTAAAAATTATTCATGGCATATTTTATCTTGACTCAACGTAATACAAAAGGGAATTtcgaactttttttgttttgaaatcaagaggGAAGAAGAAGGTGTTGTACATTACACTTTTATATTCGATTCTTACTCTAAATAAAGCGTGACAACTACGTTTTAGGACGTCCCATAATATTTCAACAATCACCCTATCACTCAAATTTCCCGCCAGTTTCGAACAGAAAAGCTGAATGCTACATCACATTGTTTTTTAATGTTAAATTTGTGATTTCTAAAGTGTCTTGTTTTGTCACAAAATGGAAAACGCGAGGCCATCTCAAAATTTCATGAGGAAGCCATACGCTATGAGGCTATGCCAACAGGAAAATTGCAATGGCATTGGAGGCCATCAAGGTCTGAAGATCACGTGCGTCAAATAGTAGTAAAAGGTTCAAAGTGTTCAAAACTATTGAGAACAGGGCAAAACTTGGTCGTCTCAGGTCAGTGAGGACGTCCAGGCTAGTGAAAGCCACTAGGATGtaaattcataaaaaaaacagCCACAGTTCCATTCCAAAAATGGCTTGCGGGGCATTGTGAAAGAAGACATTATACGAAAGTTGGTCATAGAGAACCTACGTATGACTTCCTATCACATGCAGCAGGCATAGCTCTTGAGTTCAACCGTCATGGAGAAGGGGTTCTcacttttgtttttgagaaaaatgaaaaaagtcattgaTGAAGCTGCTTTCAAAAGCCAAGATGGCCGGATTTTGGTCAGAAACATCCAGAGTGTTcaggtgaagaaaaaaaaacaatgttcaaAGGTCAAAAGAGCCGCCATCTGTTTGGTCTTTATTCTAGAAAGTGGTAAAGTAAAGCAATATGTCTGATTGGGCATACTAAGCTTCAGGTGCTTCCCTGGATCCATACTCAAGAATGTTCGGATTCCAAGGGTTTTCAGTTAGTTGACGTTCCcgctagtgatgggatcaaatcaaatttgaaactcgaggttgccagaaaactaTGGAAAGTGATAGCACCACCCGATTCCATGGTAACGTGAAAtgttaagtttgagcaaaaagcaatcCTGGTTTGACGAAAGACAAATCAGGGTCACTTTTCGGGGCTAACTAATGGGTTTATAGCGTATGAACTCGGCGAGGCTTGGAAATCGAATGAAGGGGAGCACTCAACAATCATCTAGTTAGTACTaatggggatcaaataaattatcacaggaggttgcgactagggctaccaatttagattttcagtggcatgtggcatcactagcggaacatcggaaacccgttagttagtcacaaaaagtaaccctgattttgcttcgatcaaaccagggttgcttttttggtcaaagctaaCCTTTTGCCTTATGATGGAAAGGGTGCTCCTTTGACgttcctagctttctggcaatcctgattttgaaaatttatttgatcccatcactacaaTTTAGCTGATTGCCACAGGTTTATGAGATTCCACCTAGAGACTTTAGTCTCTAATTCCACCTTAATGTCATTTAGATGGCAATATCAACAATCTCGGCGCCAAGAATCTgatgccacaaatttaaaaaatgagcaccgccaactaatcggtggagaataacgtttatcttattaattggaggtcggcagcttcgaaaattcatcattttccaagggtgactaactttgcttttggccaattctttaNCTTTAAAgcacaaatgaagaaatttttgatttgcttttggccGTGAATTTTCACGGCACAACTACCAAACAATATTAAACGGGCCTCAAATTCACAAGTACGTATGGAAATTTGCTTGCATTGCTGAAAAGTCCAATGAAATGAGTAGTTGCACAAGATCGTTTGCGAAGATGTTAAGAGCTAAACAATGAAATACTCTCATCGCTCTTTTAACAGAGATTGTACATCGTAGACATTTTATCTACTCTCATCCAAATGACCGCGTTGGCCCTTCCAGAAGGATTGGAAGTGTACCATTCCATTGAACGTCTCTGTTGCAGATCAACAAACACTTAAACTGATGAGTTCATTAGACTCTCCGCCAACATCTGCGAATCTCCAATTTTTGTGATTAAATGAAGAGAGAGTGCTGTTTCACATTAAACATCGTTGAAAAACCTCAACCAATCAACTACCACAATCCCCGTGAAGGTAAAAAAACGAAATAAGCCTTTTGGTAactgaaacagaaaaaaaaatgttttttgaggGCCTTTTTTAGTCGTATGTGATTACAAACtttagtttgtttgtttttaaagCCAGACAACAGATCTTTCGCTCAGAGTGCTATTTGATTTGTGTCCTAAACTCCTTGAATTATTGCGATTGCAATAATTCATATATAAAAGCTGATTTACTCATCACAGAATCGTATTACGACATTGATAAAGTCAACTCTTTAGACCATGCCAAAAGCTTCAATATTACTAAGTTCTGTTTGCTCGTAAATGTGCTCGAAGACCAAATGAAGACCATTTACCAATAAAGAATGTAAGAGATTTCTACAATATAGTTTTGAACTCGAATTGAtctatttgaaatttccatgTATATCTTGGCTTGGCttgttgttgaaaaatatttgaatcgCCAAATTGGTAAAGATGATTATAAGTTGTCTCGGTGCTCGTTTCCCCTTTAGTTTTGTAATCGAAAACTAATTGTCAATAACGCTTGAACCTCCTCGCCAGGGaggaaatgaaagcaaaaattacGTCTTCATTgaagaatattttcaaatattaaatCGTGAAAAATTTTTTAATACTAGCTACGTCAGAGGCGACAATGGGACTCTCCATGGCCCTTCTGGAGTTCAAAACTTTGTTACATACCGGATATGCCAAAAGTCCGCGGACAAGTATTTAAAACCTTGTAACTCAGTGATTAAGATATTTAAAAAGAAACTGCAGGAGTTTCTTGGCATATCTGAATAAATCTTTCGTTTCAAAAACTGATCTTCgtgtttgaaaataatgatgGTAAAATCCACGAAAACATAATTTTGCGGATCGAGACTAGAGACAGCGCCAGAATGATCGCGACCAACTTCAGCATCGCCAGGAGCACCGTTTACAGGGTCAAGAACACGCACAATGTCACTGGCAACTTCAGTGACtgtttaaaataaaaattaaaaaaaaaacaacttttttcgaCGTTCACTGATCTGGATCAAGGGCAACCTGGATGGCACCCCTTATAGCCAGATTCTTGGTGCAAAGATAATCCCGGCGCTTAACAACCACTTCAGGGAACTGGGTGTTGCACCAGGATGGTGCTCCCTGTCACCTTCTGACGTCACTCAAAAGTATCTGGAGTTGAGTTTGAGCTCCAATAGATTCTTGCCCAAGGAATTATGCCCCCCTCATCCCCGAACATGAATtcattggatttcttcattGGGACGCATGTTGAGGAGAAGGCCGTCAGAATCTCCCATCCGAAGGTGGACTCCTACATCATGGCTGTGAATGTGAAGAGGGCCGCCAAGTCCGACGAGGCCGTCATAACAGTGTTCAAGTCGTTCTGGAGGCGGTTGGAGATGTTCATTGCTGCCAATGGGGGGTGTTAGAAAAACAAATTACTATAGATTGTCTATTGTCAAATTATGGGGACATTTTGCTGCAAATACAAGCAAAGGAAAAATTTAGGAAAACTAAAAAATTGCATGAACTTTTGAACCAATCTCGGATTCTCATAAAGTACAGAACTGTCATAGTGCAAACTAAGAGTTGAACTATCATCAATCTTAATGATCGACTGGAGGGTATGCTAATCAATATGCTGATCCTCTGTTTTCACAAAAGAAACGTTAATACGTCAGTTCTATGATACTCTCGTGAAATGGACAAACAAAACGAAGATATTTCCTAGCTAAACCACGCAATATATACTTTTGGAGTATGCCAATCGCCCATTGCGGTCATTACGTCTCAAAACTTATTTGCTCATATTTCGCGACCATCGTTTATTACTTAAGAATAAAGAAATGATAAAAGATAAACCGATTGGTCGCACATTCAGGTTTGGTCGGTTATTGTCTCAACAACTGGTGTTCACAATGTACTGTTATAATCTGCACGACAACCCAAGCGCCTTTTCGTCTTTTACAGGGTAAAGGACAATGTCTCTTTGACGTAGGGACCCAAAGCGCGCCAGACATGAGACTATCCAGGCCTTGCCAAACCCTATAAAATGGAAGTGTTGCGTGTGAGAAGGCATCAGTTGAAACACATCAACCAATCAATCATCTCAATCACCATGAAGGTAGGGCAACCAAGATGAGCATCAACTCCTAGAGTAAATGAATCGAAATGAGTTTTTTCTGTTTCTAGTCCTTTGTTGCCATCATCCTCTTTGCCGCCGCTGTCTTGGCCGACAACGCCCCATACAGGCCTGCCCCTTACAAGCCCGCCTCCTACAAGGAACCGTCTTATGACGAGCCCCCCAAGTATGAGTACCAATACGCCGTGGCTGACCAATATGCCGGAGTTGACTTCAACCAGAACGAAGCCCGTGATGGTTATGCCACCACTGGAGAGTACCGTGTTGTCCTTCCCGACGGCCGGACCCAAATCGTGACCTACAACACCGCTGATGCCTACTCCGGCAACGTGGCTGATGTTCGATATGAGGGAGAGGCCCAATACCCCGAGGAGAAGCCCTCTTACAAGCCCGCTCCCAAGTACGCCCCCAAGTATGCTCCCGCCCCTTCTTACCAATAAGAAGTGACTCCCGGAACACAACGACATAGCTATTCATGCTGTGATTGATATTTATTCTATTTGATTcgtcttgaaataaaaatcaagagCACCTTAACTTCAAGAGAAAATTTATACACAAATGAGGtggcatcattttcaagttttttcgTGAAAGGATGCCTGCGGAGTAGAAGAGTAATTACAGATAGGGAACGAACTGAATAACCTAATTTTCCGGTTTATTTAATATTCAATACTAAAGACTTTTCTATCCATGATAACCTaatcaaaatctcaaaaagaAGTTGTAACTGaatagaaatgaatgaatcaacCACGTTTCACTTGCACCTAAAACTCGAAAAATCTCCCAGTAACAAGAAAATGCATTGCtgcattcaaaaaaatatgaaagttGATATACACTTCCTTTGGGGAAAAATGATTGGAACTGCAATTGAATTCTTTTACAAGGCAGCTTGAAGAGCATAAGCACAAGTGACATCCCAAATATATTAAATGAAGTAAAAAGACGGGTGATGATTGTTTAAGAGACTCAAGGACACTAACATAGCCTCCATTTGTGGTCTTAGATCTAAGGTTAAGCAATTTCTTCACACCATGTGTTGTACTAGATCTGAGGTTATGAAGCCTCATCTCATGGTTGCCAAACAAATTAATAGCTTTTGCGGTCTTCCTTACTGCAACTTGAAAATGCACGTTaagtctctacggtcactgcaattgactcAACCTTTGTTGGACAAATctcttgaatgcttttgaaaacgaacaGTATCAAGTATCTTTCACatcttctttgaaaattgtacagtcccaacatttctagcctctcccaagaCGAATGCTCGATACCtttaatgttcctagtgaaatatctttggacttgttcgaccttttgcaaaccagctGAACTCATatgagcccaaatgggtgaagcatattccagatgcggctgaacaatcgacttgaacagagttagcatcgtgactATCTCTAGACTTAGACTtagacatgtttgaaaagctttaccaacgTTCAAGTGGATGTGCCCATCgaaatttccattattttggaggattgCACCTAAATCGGTCATGGACGAAGCCTGcagaatattttttcctccatCATCCACGAGTGGAGTGTTTCATGGCGTCGACTCATAGGGCCTTTGaacgaaatttcattccattcaaaggaATATTAAAATCAGCAGCCACTAGCAGATAGTATCTAAAACCTTTACCAGACTACCGGTATCTTGATCATTCATATCACACACTtatttcttcatcatcagtagggccggccaaaatttgcagataaatatggtatttattgacaccaaatttgcacaaaagtttgcaaatgtactttccaaaacatacgTTGCAACTCGTTCTCGGGGTCtgtaagggctatttttgccttccatatcaaacagcatgtagatgaaaaggaaaatcttatcatgatatcttccagcacCTGAATTTGAAGGGGCTCTACCAAGATGGCAggttcttgccttgtccatgatgCCTCCTGCCCCTATCAGTAGGGCACGAAAATAAAATACTTGTTGGtgccaaacaaaaaaggaatgattTGGGACTTTGGGATAACAACAATATAAGGGAATTGGCGTTATTAGCGTTTTGAGCCTTATTAGTGCTGGTTGCACTGTTCCAAATTTTTATTGACCATTACTTGTCAACCAATGCTAGTCCCAAATGTTCTTAAACTTACGACGCATGTTCCTCTTACtgatgatttattgattttatatAGAAAAACCAGCAATTGACCATTTAAGCTGAGGTCTTCAGGTGtttcgtccttcttggttACTTCATATGGCTCTCATAAGTAGGGACAAAATGAGACTGATCACGCACGAAGAAGCTTAAAATCGTGCAACCTCAACGGCAGCTTAtttttcagctgtttcgcatccgagatggcaactaacgtCTACATTACTTTTTGCGGCCCAGAGACCGCCCATCATTATTtcccaggacttggccatccaCCAAAGCCCTGTCAACAGGACATGTGAATGTAAGCAACCAAGGGAGCCTGATATGGATTCATTTAAACCAAGAAGGAGGTTTATCAGCACAAAAAattgagattattgacatCTGATTGTGAAGCCAGcaagtatttgtgagtgagtgtctctcagCCTGCCTGCCTGTGAATCTGTTTAAAGGAATGTCAATCATGTACTTCCCTTAAAGGTGTCCATACATTGAAGAGCAAGGGACATGACtgaaagccaagtttgtttgctctcagatcactGACCAAGATCAATCATTTGATTGGCATTACTCCCCGCAttgtcaaaagcattcatgacacCTTGAGAGAGAATTAAAGGTTttaaaaatgtgtaaaaagcCAGTGtgaatttcaactctatccccagacAACCAACAGCAACCTGTGTTCAACCCTGAAACCAAAACTTCTGGACCCATACTCTTAATTTCAATCAACTACAGTGAACTTTGGTAATTAGACCTTGGGACCCTATTCCATATTCAAGCCTAGCCTCTAAAGTTTTGGCTTGCGAAGTGGCGTGGCTTAAAACCACATCAATAATAGTACTCTTCCAAAAAgtagaagaaatgaagaaaatcaacaaaccATGTCTTAATCCTTGATATTCATATGAATGACAGGTATGAACTTCAagttgtttggttttgattatAAAATGCATTAGAACATATAATTCTAGACGCTGGATttcggacgaccgaccactcggttggctaaacctcacaataaaccggtttgtaatcaattcccaggataccatccattgtactgttttaccagcccaGTGttcggtcgtccgacatccagtgtctagaaatctatgattaGAAAAAGCCCAATGAATCACACCTTTTTAGACACATCAGATATGTTTCAGATATATTCACCGGGCTTTGAGACTTATTTGCATAAGCATACCAATCAGAATCCTTCTTTACTTTTCATGTGTGGCACAATTTGTTTGGAAAATAAACATAGCAGTGAATAATGTTGGTCCTGGTCTAGGCGTATAGAGAAAGACACTTCTTTGCATAAGCATACCAATCAGAACCCTTCTTTACTTTTCATGTGTGGCACAATTTGTTTGGCAAATAAACATAGCAGTGAATAATGTTGGTCCTGGTCTAGGCGTATAGAGAAAGACACTTCTTGCTCCCTGCCCTGTGGTGTAGGTGAATTCCCCCAAACCCCGGGGCCTCAACTTCATGAAAGGCAATGCCGAGGAGACGTCCTCTAATGGCTCTGGTTAGCTTTCTTGGTTTAATTTCAGGTAATCCCATAATGATAATGCTTCCCACAAAAGCCCACTTGCTTTTACAGATTTGCagctttcttttgcatttgtttgCATATTTGGCCTTAAAACggtgttttggttgaaattagCGCTTTGCCGGCGTTAGAATTCGTTGCaaagttttaaaaatcaaaggctgccgcaaaaaccaaattgatgaaatgctgaatttggaacaattgatGTCAATCATCTAATTATGAGGGCCAAAAGTAGTTCACCTTATCATTGCCATGGACGTCACACCATGATTGAGAAACAAGTGAAGACAGTTATGAAAAGTGCCAgtttcaaggccaaagagaCAGACAACTAGCAAAGGGTTAAGAAAGTTAAGTAGaccaaaaaacaacacaatAGCTGCTTTCCTTAGTTCCTCAATGCTCACTAActtgcctttttgaaaaggaaaaattgcagtttatcttcaaatttgtgttCAAGGGGAAATAAAATCACGAAAATCTGGCCGTGGAGAGCTTTCGTGATGGTGTTATTGTCCCGCCATCTAAGCGTCAAAAGCTCCTAGTTCCAGAAAATGGCggttcaaatccaaagaggcgAGTAAGACAAGGCCTTCAGAAAAGAAGGAAGCCAAACAAAAATGGAAGGCGTCAGCTCTCCCTTTTTCTGCAGACTATCTCCCCTGAGGATcctcatgtctgaatcagtAGAAAAATCTGTAAAAACTCATTTATTCGTTAAATGCATCAGTGGCAAAGATCCAATGCTTAAACAAGCGAAAGTATGACCATGGTAGCTTAACcacatcttgatcaaattgaatggCATTGAATGGCCCCAATTcgtaatttatttattttatatcAGCtagaacattttcaaaaacccgGTCCTTTGTATGGTAGATGGTTGcagctttggaaattgatgacaccaacttgaaagcccTCAATAGATAAATGTTGCAGATCTAACactgcaaaaagaaaaacggCCAGTGCAACCATTCCATGACcttattcaaaacaaattgaacagattgatatcaatttggtccaaatttgaggccaaattttgcttttgaagaacaCGCCTTTCAAATTGGAACTACTTTGAAATATAAAGTTGAACATGTGTTTTCTTTGCTAATTTTTGCACCTTTCTTTTCATACACTTTCAGGCTTATTGTTTTGCACCGTTTTGTCCCTAAAAACGCTTTGTCTAACTGACTGTCTAAGGCCAAACTTGGATGCCAAAAGGGGCAAATTTAAGTTAGAAGATAGACATACTAGAACACCATGATCCAGTTTTATTGGACTTGTATTACAACGCTAGACATTTTGCAAACCAGGATATTCAAATGGAATGGGAACTTAAAAAGTAAGACTCAAGGATCACTCAGGCTTCACTTTGTtatcaaaatcataaaataaTAGATTACTCTAACTACAGATTGGGCCGACATTGGAGGAAGTTTGGTACAAAGACAACAACTTCACCAAGCCAATTCACAAGAGCCATCTAATTCAGGTTTTTGGGAAAATCCCTTGGTTGTCCCGAAATAAAATGGGTTGCACAGCAGTTTTGGTcgtttttgaaaaacaaaatcaaccaaattgccaattttgacatgttgtcaatttttcaatcgttcaaaatgatcaattatCAGCTCTTTGAAAAGAAGATGTCATCTACATACTTTCGTCATTCGGCCAGTTTGCGGAAGACATCCCATGCATACATTTGTACGTGAGCCCGCTTTGATAGAAAGAAAACCCCGTTATTTTTGTTTATGTTAAGCACTGTCACTTGCTGTTTGGCAGGTTGAAAGTTCCCACTATGCGTGTTCAAGAGCCGGCTTTGATAATGGCCGTTGACTTGTTACCCAACCTATTATTGAAAATGAGGGTGTAGAGTGCGTACGTAATACAGAGCAAAGGAATATTGGCGTCAGCCCATTGACTACCAGGAGGGCGCCCTCCTTGACGCAGAAACGCAAGCAAGGCGTCCATGATTCTCAAATCCTTTAAAAGGAGAGTGTTGCTCCACATTTGTCATCAGTTGAATAACATCAACCAATCAATCACCTCAATCACCATGAGGTAAAGCATCCCAGAATGAGCACCACAAAACACGTTGAGT from Tigriopus californicus strain San Diego chromosome 3, Tcal_SD_v2.1, whole genome shotgun sequence encodes:
- the LOC131877994 gene encoding cuticle protein 7-like produces the protein MEVLRVRRHQLKHINQSIISITMKSFVAIILFAAAVLADNAPYRPAPYKPASYKEPSYDEPPKYEYQYAVADQYAGVDFNQNEARDGYATTGEYRVVLPDGRTQIVTYNTADAYSGNVADVRYEGEAQYPEEKPSYKPAPKYAPKYAPAPSYQ